A region from the Hypanus sabinus isolate sHypSab1 chromosome 22, sHypSab1.hap1, whole genome shotgun sequence genome encodes:
- the LOC132379797 gene encoding prolactin-releasing peptide receptor-like, whose translation MEEQPPGAEGWRDGAENLTVRQRLLEELGNLSAQFQGIELIQSFKPLIIPCYGLVVFIGILGNYLLIYVICKTKKMHNITNFLLGNLAFSDMLMCATCVPFTLAYAFEPRGWIYGRFLCYFVFLMQPVTVCVSVFTLTVIAVDRYRATVHPLKRRFTITTCAYLLVAIWLLACLLATPALVHTYYVEFPHQRLTICEEFWLGMKRRRLLYAYSTLAITYLLPFTLISLSYLRISVKLQNRVVPGNITQSQAEWDRGRRRKTFRLLVLVVAVFGLCWLPLHLFNLIKDMDINLIDKQYFNLIQLLCHWVAMSSACYNAFIYAWLHDSFRGELKKMFSWRNQKVAPTVHCVLASGVL comes from the coding sequence ATGGAGGAGCAGCCGCCGGGTGCAGAGGGCTGGCGGGACGGCGCCGAGAACCTGACGGTCAGGCAAAGACTGTTGGAAGAGCTGGGTAACCTGTCCGCTCAGTTCCAGGGTATCGAGCTTATCCAATCCTTCAAACCGCTCATTATCCCATGTTACGGGCTGGTGGTCTTTATCGGAATCCTGGGCAATTACCTGCTAATCTACGTGATCTGCAAGACCAAGAAGATGCATAACATCACCAACTTTCTCCTGGGCAACCTGGCCTTCTCGGACATGCTGATGTGCGCCACTTGCGTGCCCTTCACCTTGGCATACGCCTTCGAGCCCCGGGGATGGATCTATGGCCGCTTCCTGTGCTATTTCGTGTTCCTAATGCAGCCGGTCACCGTTTGTGTGTCGGTCTTCACGCTAACGGTGATAGCCGTGGATCGGTACCGTGCCACCGTGCACCCTCTCAAGAGGAGATTTACTATCACAACCTGCGCCTACCTGCTGGTAGCGATCTGGCTTCTCGCCTGCCTGCTTGCCACACCAGCGCTAGTTCACACCTACTACGTGGAGTTCCCTCATCAGAGGTTGACCATCTGCGAGGAGTTCTGGTTGGGTATGAAGAGGCGCCGCCTGCTCTACGCCTACAGCACCCTAGCAATCACTTACCTGCTGCCCTTTACGCTCATCTCACTGTCCTACCTACGCATCTCGGTCAAGTTACAGAACAGGGTGGTGCCCGGGAACATCACCCAGAGTCAGGCCGAGTGGGACCGAGGCAGGCGCCGGAAGACCTTCCGCCTCCTGGTGCTGGTGGTGGCCGTTTTCGGTCTGTGTTGGCTCCCCCTACACCTCTTCAACCTGATCAAAGACATGGACATCAATCTGATCGACAAGCAGTACTTCAATTTGATCCAGCTGCTGTGTCACTGGGTGGCCATGAGCTCCGCCTGTTATAACGCTTTCATCTACGCCTGGTTGCACGACAGCTTCAGAGGGGAGCTGAAGAAGATGTTCAGCTGGCGGAACCAGAAGGTGGCTCCGACCGTCCACTGCGTCCTGGCCAGCGGGGTCCTGTAA